ACGCTATGATTTATAAAGCCTTGTACTATCAAGATTTTGAGAATAATGTTACAAAGGCTATTCTGACTTATGAAGAGATAATTGAAATAATGAAACAAGTTGAAAACCATGAGATTCTTGCGAAAATTTATGGGAATCTGGGTAAATGCTACACGCAATTGAAGCAATACGTAAAAGCAAAAGAAACCTTCGAGATTGCTCTTTATCATGCGAGACTATCTAACAATCCAGAGTACTTAGCATCTATAATGCTAAATTACGGAACTACACAGTTTATAACTCAGGATGTGGAAAACAGCAGAATAACCTTTGAAAAAACCTTAGAATTAGTAAAAGCCGAGAATATAACTCACCTTATCCCCCATATCTCAATGAACCTCGCCATGATATACTCTAATTTTGGAGAATATGCAATAAGCGTCAGTTACCTTGAAAGGGCCTTGGAATATGCAAGAGAAATGAAACTGGAAGCTGAAGAGCAAAAATACTTATTGCTGCTATACGGCATAAGGTCCTACCTTGGAGAGCACGACTACCTCGCACCAAAATTGCTTGAAATACTTGATTCTGCAAAAAAATCTGCCAACATACCCCTCAAAGAAAAAGCGGTTCAATATCTCATAAGAATCTACACCTTTACAGGGAATTTCTCTCAGCTGGAAAAGTTACTCATGGAGGTTCAGAACTTTAAAAGCCTGAGGGAAAAAATTCTCGCGGAAATCCAAATTTTTGAGACTCTTGTGGTATATTCTGCCAATCCTCTCCCACTTAAACAGTCAATAGAAAAGAGAAGAAGAGAAACCCTCGAAAAACAAGATTTCACAAGCGAAATCGGGTTTAGCGCTAATTTATATCTCTACAAACTTATAACAAAAGAAAGCGTAAATATTAATTTTGAGCATTTACTTGAATCAGCAAGCAGTATAAAATTAATCAGAACTTACATAGATCTTTTGCTTTACGACTTTATTCTTGAGAAGTATGGCAAAAAATATTTGCAGCTAATAGAAAATATGATAAGTAAATTTAATTTGAAGCAGAAGCTTCTTTACGAAATAGGACTAACACTTAATGAAATTTCAAACGGTACGAAGGAAGATATTGAGGAAAGAATTGGCGAACTCGAAGCCAAATTAACAGAACTTGACGCTAAATATGCTTTGACTTTTCTTTACCGTGGTCTTATAAATCAACCCATAATACACGAAGCAGGGCTTTCGGAAGTTTACAACAACAAACTGAGCAAGCTGTTAACTGACAGGCTTAACTTTTACGTTTGACCTCAAATTTAAATAGTGATTTTGTAAGCTTTTTATCAAATAACCGTAGAATAAGAAAATAGACTCCCATCAGTGCAAATCCAAAAATGGCAGAAATTGGCTCAGAAAACTTAACGCAAACACCCACATAATACCCCAGAAGAAATGCGATAATTGGAACCAAGAAAATCAATCCAGTAGCAAAGATAATCCCTGTTATTTTCTCCTCACAGATAACCTCATCACCTGGTGAAAGTCCATTGCCGCGAACTTCTATTATATCTTCACCCTTATCTTTACCCCCAAGGCTACAGAACTTTGAAAATCCACAGGCCGAACATGTTCCATTTTCCCTCAATATCTTTACAAGATAACTGTTTTCTCCAACTTTTTTCAGTACAATACCCCTTAAACTTTCTTTATTCAATATACCTTTACCTCGGCAAATTTCTTATCAATGGCTATAGCTCCTGTTGGACAAACACCAACAACTTTTTCAGCCACTTCGTCAACCTTATCGGGCTCAAGAATATAAGCGAGATTATTCTCAAGCTTCATCGAACCTTCAGGGGCATTCTTTACGCATAGACCGCACCCGATACATGCAACCTTACAGTGGCTTTTAGCAACAGGCCCTCTATCGAGGCTTTTGCAGAACACAAATACTTTTCTATCTACAGGAACAAGTTCAATGATATTTCTTGGACATGCCTCAACGCACTTCCCACAGGCGGTACATCTTTCTTCTATCACCTTGGGTAATCCATCTTCTCCCATATACATTGCGCCAAAGGGGCAAGCTTTAACACAATCACCGAAACCAAGACATCCGTAAACACAACCTTTATCTCCCTTTAAAGTAAACTCA
This genomic window from bacterium contains:
- a CDS encoding SoxR reducing system RseC family protein, producing the protein MNKESLRGIVLKKVGENSYLVKILRENGTCSACGFSKFCSLGGKDKGEDIIEVRGNGLSPGDEVICEEKITGIIFATGLIFLVPIIAFLLGYYVGVCVKFSEPISAIFGFALMGVYFLILRLFDKKLTKSLFKFEVKRKS
- a CDS encoding RnfABCDGE type electron transport complex subunit B, producing MNVVIYSLLLALGLGLFFGFFLVFSFKKLAVHEDPRVEKILEILPGANCGACGYAGCADYAEALASGKETNVGKCAPGGQEVADQISQFLGLSVVSVTKLVAKVMCNGSKENATRRANYNGIESCRVAEFTLKGDKGCVYGCLGFGDCVKACPFGAMYMGEDGLPKVIEERCTACGKCVEACPRNIIELVPVDRKVFVFCKSLDRGPVAKSHCKVACIGCGLCVKNAPEGSMKLENNLAYILEPDKVDEVAEKVVGVCPTGAIAIDKKFAEVKVY